One window from the genome of Pseudomonadota bacterium encodes:
- a CDS encoding DUF2231 domain-containing protein translates to MDIELIPNWHPVFVHFTVALLSLSALMYLTGFVLKKENLLVVARWNLWIGAIITVGTVLAGFHAYNTVAHDGPSHAAMTDHRHWALMTASVFGVIALWSLIMHRGAKTVSAAFVLVILLASGLLAITGYKGGEVVYRHGTGVMRLPKVTGDGSHASHKHGEEVRGDEHKSHAHNEEPGNHNAMTEEVDKQPSSDHIDHDHGGATH, encoded by the coding sequence ATGGATATAGAACTCATTCCAAATTGGCATCCTGTATTTGTTCATTTTACGGTCGCTTTATTAAGTTTATCGGCGCTGATGTATTTGACAGGGTTCGTTTTAAAAAAAGAAAATCTGTTAGTTGTTGCGCGGTGGAACCTTTGGATTGGCGCGATTATTACAGTCGGCACAGTTCTGGCTGGTTTTCATGCTTATAATACAGTTGCACATGATGGCCCCTCGCATGCTGCGATGACAGATCATAGGCACTGGGCGTTAATGACAGCATCCGTATTTGGTGTAATAGCACTCTGGTCACTCATCATGCATCGTGGCGCAAAAACTGTGAGCGCGGCTTTTGTTCTGGTAATCCTTTTGGCTTCCGGATTACTCGCCATTACCGGCTATAAAGGTGGTGAGGTCGTATATCGACATGGTACGGGAGTAATGAGGTTGCCGAAGGTTACGGGGGATGGTAGTCACGCAAGCCACAAACATGGTGAAGAGGTGCGTGGTGATGAGCATAAGAGCCATGCGCACAATGAAGAGCCCGGCAACCATAACGCTATGACAGAAGAGGTTGATAAACAGCCGAGTAGCGATCACATAGATCACGACCATGGCGGAGCCACGCACTGA
- a CDS encoding MerR family transcriptional regulator: MRNLTIGQLASESGVRSDTIRYYEQLGLINPDGRSAVGYRLYGAESIRLLMFIRRAKGLGFKLREIKTLLALKSSQTATCKDMLERTNHKLEEAKGNIKYLKNIYGALEKLSQECPGGDMPLSECPILDYLHAEG; encoded by the coding sequence ATGAGAAATTTAACTATAGGACAATTGGCAAGTGAAAGTGGCGTTCGTTCCGATACGATCCGTTATTACGAGCAGTTGGGGCTTATTAATCCAGATGGGAGGTCTGCAGTTGGATACCGTCTCTACGGAGCAGAAAGTATTCGCCTGTTAATGTTTATTCGCAGAGCAAAAGGTTTGGGATTTAAGCTGAGAGAGATTAAAACCCTTCTTGCTCTTAAGTCATCGCAAACTGCGACCTGCAAAGACATGTTAGAGCGGACAAATCATAAGTTGGAGGAAGCTAAGGGTAATATAAAGTACTTGAAAAATATTTACGGAGCGCTCGAAAAATTATCTCAGGAGTGCCCTGGTGGCGATATGCCGCTTAGTGAGTGTCCAATTTTAGATTATTTGCATGCAGAGGGTTAA
- a CDS encoding copper-translocating P-type ATPase, with protein MAEDHSHCAHHGDNKPTDDALKHGGKYDRVPEGFGGTVYTCPMHPEVRQPKPGSCPICGMGLEAETTSARDDEEPNLELVDFARRFWVGAVLTIPLLILSMSPFVGFTAIREFFGERMTLWIEFALGTPVIVWSGWPFFVRGFHSFRTMKLNMFSLISMGTGAAYIFSIFAVLMPDIFPDGFRDAEGHVGVYFEAAAVIITLVLLGQIMELRARERTGAAIKALLDMAAKTARVIREDGTEEEIPLEDVLVGDKLRVRPGDKVPVDGKVLEGRSSVDESMISGEPVPVEKVSGDTVTGATINGTGSLIIEATRVGADTTLSQIVEMVANAQRSRAPIQKYADMVAGYFVPVVILVAIFAFIGWAIWGPDPALSYGLVAAVAVLIIACPCALGLATPMSIMTATGRGAQAGVLIKNAEALERFEKVDILIVDKTGTLTEGKPKLVAVLPEEGHDEAEVLRLAASLERGSEHPLAEAIVKGAEERGVDMADATDFEAITGKGVKGVVDGHAVALGNSKLIADMGLDSGALVETANARRDEGETVMFVVLDNAIAGLVSVADPVKETTPAALKALHELGFRIIMATGDNERTAKAVAGRLGIDEIRADVLPEDKARIIKELQEQGLKVAMAGDGVNDAPALAQADVGIAMGTGADVAIESAGFTLIKGNLDGIVRARRLVRATMRNIRQNLFFALVYNAAGVPVAAGLLFPLFGILISPMFAAFAMSASSISVVLNALRLRRVKI; from the coding sequence ATGGCTGAAGATCATTCCCATTGTGCCCATCACGGTGACAATAAGCCTACCGATGACGCGCTCAAGCACGGTGGCAAATACGACAGGGTGCCGGAAGGGTTTGGTGGAACAGTTTATACCTGTCCCATGCACCCCGAAGTGCGTCAGCCTAAACCGGGGTCGTGTCCTATTTGTGGAATGGGCCTTGAAGCCGAAACGACTTCTGCTCGGGATGATGAGGAACCTAATCTGGAACTTGTGGATTTCGCTCGCCGTTTTTGGGTGGGGGCAGTTTTAACAATACCGCTCCTTATTTTATCAATGTCGCCTTTCGTTGGGTTTACTGCTATCCGTGAGTTTTTTGGGGAACGCATGACGCTCTGGATTGAATTTGCCTTGGGTACGCCCGTTATTGTCTGGTCGGGGTGGCCTTTTTTTGTGCGAGGCTTTCACTCTTTCCGCACTATGAAACTCAATATGTTTAGCCTGATTTCTATGGGTACGGGCGCAGCTTATATCTTCAGTATTTTTGCGGTTCTAATGCCTGATATTTTCCCTGATGGATTTCGTGATGCTGAAGGTCATGTCGGGGTTTATTTTGAAGCTGCTGCTGTCATTATAACGCTTGTGTTGTTAGGCCAGATTATGGAGTTACGTGCTCGTGAGCGCACGGGGGCGGCGATTAAGGCGTTACTGGATATGGCGGCTAAAACCGCCCGTGTGATCCGTGAAGACGGCACGGAAGAGGAAATTCCGCTTGAAGATGTGCTGGTTGGCGATAAGCTGCGTGTGCGCCCAGGTGATAAAGTGCCGGTGGATGGAAAAGTTCTTGAGGGCCGGTCTTCGGTTGATGAATCGATGATTTCCGGTGAACCGGTACCGGTTGAAAAAGTCTCCGGAGATACTGTGACCGGGGCCACGATCAATGGCACGGGCAGTTTGATTATTGAGGCGACACGGGTGGGCGCAGATACGACACTCTCACAAATCGTTGAGATGGTCGCTAATGCACAAAGATCGCGCGCTCCGATCCAGAAATATGCCGATATGGTAGCCGGATATTTTGTGCCTGTGGTGATTCTTGTTGCTATTTTTGCCTTTATTGGCTGGGCTATCTGGGGTCCGGATCCGGCGCTGTCTTATGGTCTTGTTGCTGCCGTGGCGGTGTTGATTATCGCCTGTCCCTGCGCTCTTGGTCTGGCCACGCCGATGTCGATTATGACGGCGACAGGGCGCGGCGCACAGGCTGGTGTTTTGATTAAGAATGCCGAAGCTCTGGAGCGTTTTGAAAAGGTCGATATCTTGATTGTTGATAAGACGGGTACCCTCACTGAAGGAAAGCCTAAGCTGGTTGCGGTGCTGCCTGAAGAGGGGCATGATGAGGCCGAAGTTCTGCGTCTTGCGGCTTCACTTGAACGCGGATCAGAGCATCCGCTAGCTGAAGCTATCGTGAAAGGAGCAGAAGAGCGTGGCGTAGATATGGCGGATGCCACGGACTTTGAAGCTATCACAGGTAAAGGTGTTAAAGGCGTGGTTGATGGGCATGCAGTGGCACTCGGTAATTCTAAACTGATCGCTGATATGGGGCTTGATAGCGGGGCACTGGTTGAGACTGCTAATGCACGGCGTGATGAGGGTGAAACGGTGATGTTTGTTGTTCTTGACAACGCTATTGCCGGGCTGGTCAGTGTGGCTGACCCCGTTAAGGAAACAACACCTGCGGCTTTGAAAGCGCTGCATGAGCTTGGTTTCCGGATTATCATGGCGACCGGTGATAATGAGCGCACGGCAAAGGCTGTGGCCGGACGGTTGGGGATTGATGAGATCCGCGCCGACGTTTTGCCGGAGGATAAAGCCCGGATTATCAAGGAACTTCAGGAGCAGGGTCTCAAAGTCGCGATGGCTGGGGATGGTGTCAATGATGCACCAGCCTTGGCGCAAGCCGATGTGGGCATTGCTATGGGTACTGGTGCGGATGTGGCGATTGAAAGCGCAGGTTTTACCCTCATTAAAGGCAATCTTGACGGTATTGTCCGCGCCCGCCGCCTCGTGCGCGCTACCATGCGCAATATCCGTCAGAATCTGTTTTTTGCCTTGGTTTATAATGCCGCTGGTGTTCCGGTGGCGGCGGGGCTTTTGTTTCCGCTTTTTGGCATATTGATTAGTCCGATGTTTGCCGCCTTTGCTATGAGCGCATCATCGATTTCAGTTGTTTTGAATGCACTGCGCTTGCGGCGTGTAAAAATTTGA
- a CDS encoding copper-binding protein gives MDFVKKMLFLTMVFILGSAYTPSAFAEGDQHKSHHQEQAKHDHHDKVSAKHDAVMGKAIIHSIDLENRKINLSHEPIPALKWPQMTMDMDVAENVDIASLEPEQNILFHIELGADKIYRITQIMEADDHQATQQCVAGMDCPMQKNLNHAEHAH, from the coding sequence ATGGATTTTGTCAAAAAGATGTTGTTTTTAACTATGGTATTTATTCTGGGATCGGCGTATACCCCTTCAGCATTTGCTGAAGGTGATCAACACAAGAGCCATCATCAAGAGCAGGCCAAACATGACCATCATGACAAGGTTAGCGCAAAGCATGATGCTGTAATGGGGAAGGCAATTATTCATAGCATTGATCTGGAAAACAGAAAAATCAATCTCTCGCATGAGCCGATCCCGGCTTTAAAATGGCCTCAAATGACCATGGATATGGATGTTGCTGAAAATGTAGATATAGCTTCTCTGGAGCCAGAACAAAACATTCTCTTCCATATCGAATTGGGTGCGGACAAAATTTACCGCATCACTCAGATTATGGAAGCGGATGATCATCAGGCTACTCAGCAGTGTGTAGCTGGTATGGACTGCCCTATGCAGAAAAACCTAAACCATGCAGAACATGCTCATTAA
- a CDS encoding DUF2933 domain-containing protein yields the protein MVCIFFFAIAGYLLFMEHRAHIGDKWIWLLLLACPLMHVFHHGGHSGHGGHGSHDHSDIEEEK from the coding sequence ATGGTGTGTATTTTCTTTTTTGCTATAGCTGGGTATCTCCTATTTATGGAGCACCGCGCACACATTGGCGACAAGTGGATATGGCTGCTACTGTTGGCCTGCCCGTTAATGCACGTATTCCATCACGGCGGACATAGTGGACATGGCGGCCACGGAAGCCATGATCATTCAGATATCGAAGAGGAAAAATAA
- a CDS encoding isoprenylcysteine carboxylmethyltransferase family protein has translation MEHEMGSSYGLWSLVILNSAIFIIFAFSFFKPRTKRDWRSFSAFSAFVVALFVEMYGFPLTIYLLSGWLASRYPGVDFLAHENGHLWHTIFGFDGDAHSDPMHIASFVFIGGGFWILSAAWNVLYKAQRVGKMAVTGLYEKVRHPQYIGFIAIMFGFLLQWPTIPTLILFPILTYMYIRLAKKEEQDSSERFGIAWADYSARVPAFIPKFSSSSTAQKGEK, from the coding sequence ATGGAACATGAAATGGGAAGTTCCTATGGACTATGGTCGTTGGTTATTTTGAATTCGGCAATATTTATCATTTTTGCTTTTAGTTTTTTCAAGCCACGAACCAAGAGAGATTGGCGAAGCTTCAGTGCTTTTTCCGCCTTTGTCGTGGCATTGTTTGTGGAGATGTACGGCTTCCCTTTAACAATTTATCTTTTGTCCGGATGGCTTGCGAGCCGTTATCCGGGTGTGGATTTCCTAGCTCACGAGAATGGGCACCTATGGCATACGATTTTTGGCTTTGATGGTGACGCTCATTCCGATCCGATGCATATTGCCAGCTTTGTATTTATTGGTGGCGGCTTCTGGATTTTATCGGCCGCTTGGAATGTGCTTTATAAAGCACAGCGCGTTGGAAAAATGGCGGTGACAGGGCTGTATGAAAAAGTACGACATCCGCAATATATCGGTTTTATTGCCATTATGTTCGGCTTCCTGTTGCAATGGCCTACGATCCCAACCCTCATTCTTTTCCCGATCCTGACCTATATGTATATCCGTTTAGCTAAGAAAGAAGAACAAGATTCAAGTGAACGTTTTGGCATAGCATGGGCAGATTATTCTGCCCGAGTTCCGGCGTTTATCCCTAAATTTTCATCATCTTCAACTGCTCAAAAAGGAGAAAAATAA
- a CDS encoding thymidine phosphorylase family protein, producing the protein MTDRPKSILKLRRLGIDTYKEAVIYMREDCHVCRAEGFEVQARVKVTLNGEYLIATLNMVTSDILQHGEVSLSEYALQKLEARDGDEIHVSHPSPVHSLSHVRSKIYGNALGSDHLRLIVNDIVAGRYSDIHVSSFLTACAGGRLNGMEVVHLTRAMVDSGEKLDWGGKLVVDKHCVGGLPGNRTTPIVVAIVAAHGLTMPKTSSRAITSPAGTADTMEVLTNVNLDVVAMRKVVELENGCVVWGGSVSLSPADDILIRVEKALDLDSEGQLVASILSKKIAAGSSHVLIDIPVGPTAKIRSIEMAAELSRYLEQTGAEMGIGVRVHTSDGSQPIGRGIGPALEARDLIAVLKGEKDAPDDLRQRALDLAGYILEFSPDVENGQGRALAMALLENGKAWEKFQAICEAQGGMKDIPTAGYTQVIESNRAGQVMAIDNRRIARVAKLAGAPADREAGVDLHSPVGTKVEKGQPLFTVHSNAPGELDYALSYLEEQNGIIDIQGETS; encoded by the coding sequence ATGACGGACAGACCTAAGTCTATATTGAAGCTGCGGCGCCTTGGTATAGATACCTATAAGGAGGCCGTGATATATATGCGTGAGGATTGCCATGTTTGTCGTGCTGAAGGCTTTGAAGTACAGGCGCGGGTTAAAGTAACTCTAAACGGGGAATATTTGATCGCGACGTTGAATATGGTGACATCCGATATTTTGCAGCATGGCGAGGTCAGCTTGTCCGAATATGCTCTACAAAAGCTTGAAGCCCGGGATGGGGATGAAATCCATGTTTCTCATCCTTCTCCCGTTCATTCTCTCAGCCATGTACGCTCTAAAATCTATGGTAATGCATTGGGATCGGATCATTTGCGGTTGATTGTCAATGACATAGTTGCCGGTCGATATTCAGACATTCATGTGTCTTCTTTTTTAACCGCTTGTGCAGGCGGGCGACTTAATGGGATGGAGGTCGTTCATTTAACCCGCGCTATGGTTGATAGTGGTGAGAAGCTGGATTGGGGCGGGAAACTGGTGGTGGATAAGCATTGCGTCGGCGGCTTGCCAGGAAACCGTACAACACCGATTGTGGTAGCAATTGTTGCAGCGCACGGGCTGACCATGCCAAAGACCTCATCGCGTGCTATAACTTCTCCGGCAGGAACGGCGGATACGATGGAAGTGCTGACCAATGTTAATCTTGATGTGGTAGCTATGCGCAAAGTAGTGGAGTTGGAAAATGGCTGTGTGGTCTGGGGTGGTTCAGTGTCTTTAAGCCCTGCAGATGATATTCTCATTCGCGTAGAAAAAGCTTTGGATCTCGATAGTGAAGGGCAACTTGTTGCGTCTATTCTGTCAAAAAAAATTGCTGCCGGATCTTCGCACGTTTTAATCGATATACCGGTAGGACCTACAGCTAAGATACGTTCTATAGAGATGGCCGCAGAACTTTCCCGTTACCTGGAACAAACAGGAGCAGAAATGGGGATAGGCGTGCGTGTGCATACAAGCGATGGCAGTCAGCCGATCGGGCGTGGCATTGGTCCCGCTTTGGAAGCGCGAGATCTTATAGCTGTGTTGAAGGGGGAAAAAGATGCTCCGGATGATTTACGACAACGGGCACTAGACTTGGCTGGATATATTCTAGAATTTTCACCGGACGTTGAAAATGGACAAGGTCGAGCACTGGCTATGGCTCTTCTGGAAAACGGCAAGGCATGGGAAAAGTTTCAGGCAATTTGTGAGGCTCAGGGGGGTATGAAGGATATCCCGACCGCTGGATATACGCAGGTGATTGAATCGAATAGAGCAGGGCAGGTCATGGCTATTGATAACCGCCGTATCGCCCGTGTGGCAAAATTGGCCGGAGCTCCTGCGGATAGGGAGGCCGGTGTAGATCTCCATAGCCCGGTGGGCACAAAGGTTGAAAAAGGCCAACCGCTTTTTACCGTGCATTCTAATGCGCCGGGGGAGCTTGATTACGCGTTGAGTTATCTTGAAGAACAGAATGGGATCATAGACATTCAAGGAGAAACATCATGA
- a CDS encoding MBL fold metallo-hydrolase — protein MKLTFLGATSTVTGSKYLLEAGGKKIMIDCGLFQGHKELRLRNWQGFPVNPRDIDALILTHAHLDHSGYIPKLTNAGFEGPIYCSEATFDLCKILLPDSGHIQEDDAERANRYGYTKHKPALPLYTEQEARETFEYFKPVDFGKPYKITDELEFTLHHAGHILGASFIRVSDKGGTSILFSGDIGRLDDPVMKAPEKIEDADYIVVESTYGDRLHGKSDPTEDIERVVQETIQRGGTVVIPAFAVGRAQAMMFYIHKLKITGRIPRNLSVFLDSPMAINVSDLLCKHINDHRMPPNFCMDVCGVATYTRSVEQSKAINSKNNNMPKIVISASGMATGGRVLHHLKNYIGDERNTILLAGFQAGGTRGARLARGEKEIKIHGQLFPVRAQIEKLDNMSAHADYAEILSWMGGFKSPPRKVFVVHGEATAARSMRDKIEEKFGWNTEVPEYLQTEEL, from the coding sequence ATGAAACTGACATTTTTAGGTGCAACTAGTACGGTGACCGGTTCGAAATATCTTCTAGAAGCTGGTGGTAAGAAGATTATGATAGATTGTGGCCTGTTTCAAGGCCATAAGGAGCTGCGCCTGCGTAATTGGCAAGGATTCCCGGTCAACCCACGCGACATTGATGCGTTGATCTTAACTCATGCCCACCTGGATCACAGCGGCTATATTCCCAAACTGACAAATGCTGGGTTTGAAGGGCCGATATACTGTTCCGAGGCCACGTTTGATTTATGCAAAATTTTGTTGCCCGATAGTGGTCATATTCAGGAAGATGACGCTGAACGCGCTAACCGCTATGGTTATACCAAACATAAACCAGCTTTGCCGCTTTACACGGAGCAAGAAGCCCGTGAGACATTTGAATATTTCAAACCTGTTGATTTTGGTAAGCCGTACAAGATTACAGATGAGCTTGAATTTACTTTGCATCATGCCGGACATATTTTGGGGGCATCTTTTATTAGGGTTAGCGACAAAGGCGGTACATCCATCCTATTTTCTGGCGATATAGGCCGTCTTGACGATCCTGTAATGAAAGCGCCGGAAAAAATAGAAGATGCTGACTATATTGTTGTGGAATCAACATATGGTGACAGACTGCACGGGAAAAGTGATCCTACAGAAGATATTGAACGTGTCGTTCAGGAGACCATTCAGAGAGGTGGTACGGTTGTGATCCCTGCTTTTGCAGTTGGTCGAGCACAAGCTATGATGTTCTACATTCACAAACTAAAAATCACTGGTCGTATACCACGTAATCTGTCAGTTTTTCTTGATAGTCCTATGGCAATCAATGTGTCTGATTTGCTTTGTAAACATATAAATGATCACCGAATGCCCCCTAATTTTTGTATGGATGTTTGTGGAGTTGCAACATACACGCGCTCTGTAGAGCAATCCAAAGCTATTAACAGTAAAAATAACAATATGCCGAAGATTGTTATTTCAGCTAGCGGTATGGCGACTGGGGGGCGTGTTCTTCACCATCTAAAGAATTATATTGGTGATGAGCGCAATACCATCCTTTTGGCTGGATTTCAGGCCGGAGGAACGCGTGGTGCTAGACTGGCTCGTGGAGAAAAGGAAATCAAAATCCATGGTCAACTTTTTCCAGTGCGGGCACAGATCGAGAAGCTCGATAACATGTCGGCGCATGCCGATTATGCTGAAATTTTGTCGTGGATGGGTGGTTTTAAAAGCCCACCACGTAAGGTATTTGTTGTCCACGGCGAAGCGACAGCGGCGCGAAGTATGAGAGATAAAATCGAAGAAAAATTTGGCTGGAACACAGAGGTTCCCGAATACCTACAAACGGAGGAATTATGA
- the nhaA gene encoding Na+/H+ antiporter NhaA — MQKRTRHFAVAGKIASADQWASLMMIGALVVALFCVNSPLKLAYDIFHHTPVAISFGDFVLQKPLVFWINEGLMALFFLAVTLEIKREILEGHFSGMRQILLPAFAALGGMAIPAAFYFLLNRNSHEWIQGWAIPTATDIALSLGVLSLLGKRVPIELKLFLAALAIFDDLGGILIIALFYGSHLTVSVLLFSLLGIATLFVLNRLGVPRASLYVVIGIFLWATFQESGIHPTMAGVAVGLALPLRLKKSCTHIPLRFVEDGLHPWVAFFVIPLFAFFNAGIIISDVTLHYLESSLSLGIIAGLVLGKPLGIFTFAWLSHLFGFASLAPHVSWRHIFGVALLGGIGFTMALFLNTLAFPVGGNSEVGRIAILSGSLISALAGYVWLYFSLPKSEH; from the coding sequence ATGCAAAAGCGTACACGCCATTTTGCTGTCGCGGGTAAAATCGCTAGTGCCGATCAATGGGCTAGTCTTATGATGATTGGTGCGCTGGTTGTTGCTTTGTTCTGTGTTAATTCACCCCTGAAGCTAGCTTACGATATTTTTCACCACACGCCTGTTGCGATCAGTTTCGGAGATTTTGTTCTGCAAAAGCCGCTGGTGTTTTGGATTAATGAAGGACTGATGGCACTTTTCTTTTTGGCCGTTACCCTTGAAATTAAGCGCGAGATTCTGGAAGGCCACTTCTCTGGCATGCGCCAAATACTCCTGCCCGCTTTTGCGGCTTTAGGTGGGATGGCAATTCCGGCGGCGTTTTATTTTTTGCTCAACCGAAATAGTCACGAGTGGATTCAAGGCTGGGCGATTCCAACGGCTACCGATATTGCACTTAGTCTCGGCGTGCTGTCATTACTGGGCAAGCGTGTACCGATTGAGCTGAAGCTGTTTCTGGCCGCGCTGGCCATATTTGATGATCTGGGCGGGATTCTGATTATTGCACTTTTCTATGGTAGTCACCTGACTGTGAGCGTTCTTCTTTTCTCACTACTTGGTATTGCTACTTTATTTGTATTGAATCGCTTGGGTGTACCTCGTGCTTCGCTTTATGTCGTCATCGGCATCTTTTTATGGGCGACTTTTCAAGAATCCGGCATCCATCCGACTATGGCTGGTGTTGCAGTGGGGCTGGCTTTGCCTTTACGGCTTAAAAAGTCATGCACTCATATCCCTTTGCGCTTTGTTGAGGATGGTTTGCACCCGTGGGTAGCGTTTTTCGTTATACCGCTTTTTGCTTTTTTTAATGCTGGAATTATTATTAGCGATGTTACTCTGCATTATTTGGAATCATCGCTCTCACTCGGTATTATTGCCGGACTTGTTCTTGGAAAACCGCTTGGTATTTTTACCTTCGCGTGGCTTTCACATCTATTTGGTTTTGCCAGTTTGGCCCCTCACGTGAGTTGGCGGCATATTTTTGGTGTGGCGTTACTTGGTGGGATAGGTTTTACCATGGCGTTGTTTTTAAACACACTGGCCTTTCCTGTTGGGGGTAATTCTGAGGTTGGCAGAATAGCAATACTTTCTGGTTCTTTGATATCTGCCCTGGCCGGATATGTATGGTTATACTTCAGCTTGCCAAAATCTGAACATTAA